One Chthoniobacterales bacterium genomic region harbors:
- a CDS encoding serine/threonine-protein kinase, with amino-acid sequence MSGEAPAPGLDVTIRDFNSGQKVFSRYTLIKTLGRGGMGVVWLARDDELERNVALKFLPELIVHDRAVLGDMKRETRRSLDLTHKNIVRIYDFVHSEQSGCISMEYIDGDTLSNLRADKQHKVFEPHELEEWTSQLCDALDYAHNHARIIHRDLKPANLMVNQRGDLKVSDFGISRSLSDSVSMLTMERGRSGTLVFMSPQQLDGERGTPADDIYSFGATMYELITSKPPFSSGNVDRQIREKIPPLMGERRKDLEVEGEMIDDTWEKVIASCLAKDPARRPQSFVEIAERLEIASPKTVRAARAIQPPTMATVPVPVPTPSVSPGTATTSTLPPLPKTGGLSAGKLALILGGVGALVFFFLVALGIWYFVAKKSTPKTTAVTPTSTAPASTLPAVGAAPDESALGGVILKTTPKGATVTLGGMEAGKSPVTFKGIKAGKYPLRISLDGYEPVEREVEVKPGQFVDLGTIVLVRGSGMANTAKDVNPFKSDVRPGPSTPPKPPVNQDATNAAPVVPFNDFTGG; translated from the coding sequence ATGAGTGGCGAGGCACCCGCCCCCGGGTTGGACGTTACGATCCGCGATTTTAACAGCGGCCAGAAAGTCTTTAGCCGTTACACCCTGATCAAAACGCTTGGCCGAGGCGGCATGGGCGTCGTCTGGCTGGCGCGCGATGACGAGCTGGAGCGTAATGTCGCCCTGAAATTCCTGCCGGAGCTGATCGTGCACGACCGCGCGGTGCTGGGCGACATGAAACGTGAGACCCGCCGCAGCCTCGACCTGACCCACAAGAACATCGTTCGCATTTACGATTTTGTGCACAGCGAACAGTCGGGCTGTATCTCGATGGAATACATCGACGGCGATACGCTTTCGAATTTACGCGCCGACAAGCAACACAAGGTCTTTGAGCCGCATGAGCTGGAGGAATGGACCAGCCAGCTTTGCGATGCGCTCGATTATGCGCATAACCACGCGCGCATCATTCATCGCGATCTCAAGCCGGCAAACCTGATGGTGAATCAGCGGGGCGACCTGAAGGTCTCTGACTTCGGCATCTCGCGCAGCCTGAGCGATTCGGTGAGCATGCTGACGATGGAGCGGGGGCGCAGCGGCACCCTGGTCTTCATGAGCCCGCAACAGCTCGATGGCGAGCGGGGCACACCGGCCGACGACATCTATTCGTTTGGCGCGACGATGTATGAGTTGATCACGAGCAAACCTCCATTCTCCTCAGGCAACGTCGACCGGCAGATTCGGGAAAAAATTCCGCCGCTCATGGGGGAACGCCGCAAGGACCTCGAAGTCGAAGGCGAGATGATTGACGACACCTGGGAGAAGGTCATCGCTTCGTGTCTGGCCAAGGATCCCGCGCGCCGGCCGCAATCGTTCGTGGAAATCGCGGAACGGCTCGAGATCGCCTCGCCGAAAACCGTCCGCGCGGCCCGCGCCATTCAGCCCCCGACGATGGCTACCGTTCCCGTTCCCGTTCCTACCCCGTCGGTCTCGCCAGGAACGGCGACAACCAGCACGTTGCCGCCTCTTCCAAAAACCGGCGGCCTGAGTGCCGGGAAGCTCGCCCTTATCCTCGGCGGGGTGGGGGCACTGGTGTTCTTTTTCCTGGTCGCCCTTGGGATCTGGTATTTCGTCGCGAAAAAATCGACGCCGAAGACCACGGCGGTGACTCCAACGTCAACCGCACCGGCTTCGACCCTGCCGGCGGTTGGCGCTGCCCCTGACGAAAGCGCGCTCGGCGGGGTAATTCTGAAGACGACCCCGAAGGGTGCGACGGTGACCCTCGGTGGAATGGAGGCCGGCAAGAGTCCGGTGACCTTCAAGGGAATCAAGGCCGGGAAGTATCCGCTTCGCATTTCGCTGGATGGTTACGAGCCGGTCGAGCGCGAGGTCGAGGTGAAACCGGGACAGTTCGTCGATCTCGGCACGATTGTTC
- a CDS encoding delta-60 repeat domain-containing protein — MKSTISRIAAVSLLFGALATGIMAFTLTRNAIDSPGRPLVQEPSGTIETDGTLDSTFNAGKFTNGLVLASALQADGKLFIAGQFSEVHGVARPGIARLNVDGTLDLSFNPALGPETGIPAIALQPDGKIIIAGSFPTGVNRQGIARLNSDGSLDTGFDPGRTLSFSADDGGTGSGAGANVFAIVLQPDGKLVVFGQFFFIITGPGTNVPRSCVARFNSDGTFDPSYNPGSGALQSDASFNTNVSHAARQNLAANAGKIVISGRFDTFDGHPVPGLARMNADGSFDSTFTPGTAVDAGTGSISGLFAQADDQILAFGYFDSFSGAARHSIVRLDATTGAVDNGFSTEEFEGYNYDALIDAMAQQPDGKLIAVGEFHSLGSATVNNVARLETNGARDATFGGTGAGPSAEQVYTALVRPSDGKIFFGGYFSTFGGQVRNNIAWANPDGSVDTSFAGLGGATEYQPNIWTLATQADGKVIMTGVFSSHDGVPHNNVLRVNPDGTVDSSFDVHTDRSTRALLIQPDGKILIAGFFGEVNGVPMPRIARLNPDGTLDPSFNPGSGPDRYYIRALALDAAGNIYVGGEFSAFNGAPHTGLVKLTPTGAVDNVFSPANAGPFDLVNLVTSMTPPDSSGHIVIGGSFRTYNGTNTRGIARFDSTTGAIDSAFNAGGAGFNSGTVYAVRQAPDGKYYVGGSFSSYNGVARRGIARLNSNGSLDTTFSGPFVSGDTVYALALQNGKVYAGGSKAPGSAGIFVRLTDTGAVDSSLVTGTGFEISPTNLYHGFPTKISALTVQADGKLLVGGIFNRYNGTALSCLARLTGPALPTPTPAPSPGRALNLSTRMLVQSGDNVGIGGFIITGGPKQVLLRGIGPSLAQFGVQNFLADPVMELHGPAGFTTVTNDNWRDSQDGGLAIMGTGLAPTNDLESGILATLDPGAYTAIVKGNNNTSGVGLVEVYDLGSAASQLANISTRAFVSTADNVMIGGFILGGGGNSHIAIYAVGPSLAGSGVGGALADPTLELRDSSGAIVASNDNCGSITIHPLDPAEACIDISLPPGAFTAILAGKNGGTGVGLLEIYNQQ; from the coding sequence ATGAAATCAACAATCTCGCGAATTGCCGCCGTTAGTCTGTTGTTCGGGGCCCTGGCGACCGGCATCATGGCCTTCACCTTAACCAGGAACGCCATCGACTCACCGGGTCGCCCGCTCGTCCAGGAACCGTCCGGCACGATCGAGACAGACGGCACCCTCGATTCGACCTTCAACGCAGGAAAATTCACCAACGGACTGGTGTTGGCCTCGGCCTTGCAGGCTGACGGCAAACTCTTCATCGCGGGCCAATTTTCAGAGGTGCATGGCGTCGCCCGTCCCGGTATTGCTCGTCTGAATGTGGACGGGACACTCGACCTGTCGTTCAACCCTGCCCTCGGTCCCGAGACCGGCATCCCTGCTATCGCCCTCCAACCGGATGGGAAAATTATCATCGCCGGATCTTTCCCGACTGGAGTTAACCGCCAGGGGATTGCCCGGCTCAATAGCGACGGGTCGCTCGACACCGGCTTCGATCCGGGGCGCACCCTCTCGTTCTCTGCCGACGATGGCGGCACTGGCAGCGGGGCCGGCGCGAACGTATTCGCGATTGTCCTGCAGCCCGATGGGAAGTTGGTCGTTTTCGGTCAATTTTTCTTTATCATCACCGGACCGGGCACGAATGTCCCCCGTTCCTGCGTCGCCCGGTTCAATAGCGATGGAACGTTCGATCCCTCGTACAATCCGGGGAGCGGCGCGCTGCAAAGCGACGCGTCGTTCAACACAAACGTATCTCACGCCGCGCGGCAGAACCTGGCTGCTAACGCTGGAAAGATCGTCATCTCGGGACGCTTCGATACGTTTGACGGGCATCCCGTTCCGGGCCTCGCCCGGATGAACGCCGACGGGAGTTTCGACTCCACCTTTACCCCGGGCACCGCGGTGGATGCCGGGACCGGTTCGATCTCAGGTCTTTTCGCGCAAGCGGACGATCAGATCCTTGCCTTTGGCTACTTCGACTCATTCAGCGGGGCCGCGCGCCATAGTATCGTGCGTTTGGACGCCACCACTGGAGCCGTCGATAACGGGTTTAGCACCGAGGAATTCGAGGGGTATAACTACGACGCTTTGATCGATGCCATGGCCCAGCAGCCAGATGGCAAGTTAATCGCGGTTGGAGAATTTCATTCGTTAGGCTCTGCGACCGTAAACAATGTGGCCCGGCTCGAAACCAATGGCGCTCGCGATGCCACTTTCGGCGGGACCGGGGCCGGCCCCTCCGCCGAGCAGGTATACACGGCACTTGTCCGGCCAAGTGACGGCAAGATTTTTTTCGGGGGGTATTTTTCGACCTTCGGTGGCCAGGTCCGTAACAACATAGCCTGGGCTAATCCCGATGGGTCCGTGGACACAAGCTTCGCCGGTCTGGGCGGAGCGACGGAGTATCAGCCCAATATCTGGACCCTCGCGACCCAGGCGGATGGCAAGGTTATCATGACCGGCGTTTTCAGCTCCCACGATGGAGTCCCGCACAACAATGTCCTCCGCGTAAATCCGGATGGCACGGTTGACTCGTCTTTCGACGTCCACACTGACCGGTCGACGCGCGCCCTGCTCATTCAACCGGATGGGAAAATTCTGATCGCTGGATTTTTTGGCGAAGTGAACGGCGTGCCCATGCCGCGAATTGCCCGGCTCAACCCCGATGGAACCCTCGATCCCTCTTTCAATCCTGGGTCGGGACCGGACAGATATTACATTCGCGCACTGGCGCTGGATGCGGCGGGAAATATTTATGTCGGTGGAGAGTTCTCCGCGTTCAACGGAGCACCGCACACCGGCTTGGTGAAACTAACTCCGACGGGAGCGGTTGATAATGTTTTTAGTCCAGCTAATGCAGGGCCGTTTGATCTTGTTAATTTGGTCACTTCGATGACCCCCCCAGACAGCAGCGGTCATATCGTCATCGGCGGAAGTTTCAGAACCTACAACGGAACGAATACTCGCGGGATTGCTCGGTTCGATTCAACGACCGGCGCGATTGATTCCGCCTTTAACGCCGGCGGCGCGGGTTTCAATAGTGGCACTGTCTATGCCGTGCGCCAGGCTCCGGACGGAAAATATTACGTGGGCGGCTCCTTCAGCTCCTACAATGGCGTCGCGCGACGGGGGATCGCTCGCCTCAACAGCAATGGATCACTCGACACCACTTTTTCGGGGCCCTTCGTGTCGGGAGACACCGTGTATGCCCTCGCGCTCCAAAATGGAAAAGTCTACGCCGGCGGATCCAAGGCCCCGGGTTCTGCTGGTATCTTTGTCCGCCTAACAGATACCGGGGCGGTGGATTCGAGTTTGGTTACTGGAACAGGGTTTGAGATTTCTCCCACGAATCTTTACCACGGATTCCCCACGAAGATCTCCGCTTTGACCGTTCAGGCAGACGGCAAACTCCTCGTCGGAGGAATCTTTAATCGGTACAACGGCACCGCTCTCAGCTGCCTCGCCCGGCTGACGGGCCCTGCCCTCCCCACGCCTACACCAGCGCCCAGTCCAGGCCGGGCCTTGAACCTATCGACGCGCATGCTGGTGCAGAGCGGCGACAACGTCGGCATCGGCGGGTTCATCATAACGGGTGGTCCGAAGCAGGTGCTGCTCCGGGGCATCGGACCGTCGCTCGCGCAATTCGGTGTGCAAAATTTCCTGGCTGATCCCGTAATGGAACTCCACGGACCCGCCGGCTTTACGACGGTCACCAACGACAATTGGAGAGACAGTCAGGATGGTGGCCTGGCGATCATGGGTACTGGCCTCGCGCCCACCAATGACTTGGAATCAGGCATCCTGGCAACGCTAGATCCAGGCGCCTATACGGCCATCGTGAAAGGCAACAATAACACCTCCGGCGTGGGCCTGGTCGAAGTTTACGATCTGGGTTCGGCAGCCTCCCAACTGGCGAATATCAGCACGCGTGCCTTTGTCAGCACCGCGGATAACGTCATGATCGGCGGCTTCATCCTTGGTGGAGGCGGCAACAGCCACATCGCAATCTACGCAGTCGGGCCTTCGCTGGCAGGGAGTGGAGTTGGCGGGGCATTAGCCGACCCGACGCTCGAACTCCGTGACAGCAGCGGCGCCATTGTGGCTTCGAATGATAATTGCGGAAGCATTACCATCCACCCTCTCGACCCGGCCGAAGCCTGCATTGACATCTCGCTTCCACCCGGCGCTTTCACTGCCATCCTGGCTGGAAAGAACGGCGGCACCGGAGTCGGCCTCCTCGAAATATACAACCAGCAATAG
- a CDS encoding delta-60 repeat domain-containing protein, whose amino-acid sequence MKSTVSRIAAVSLLFAALAAGVMAFTSTGNAVASPSDFTQRQSGVIEPDGTLDSSFNLDRFTNGLVLASRLQADGKLVISGQFSEVHGASRPGIARLNVDGTLDTSFNPGIGTDYGVGDIVIQPDGKIIIAKLVYDYSGGSDWPASVKRLNSDGSLDSGFDPGRVISFYGTNPGGRVYGFVLQPDGKVVVFGQFYYIITGPNSNVPRSCVARFNSDGTFDPTYNPGAGVVHYKGPSHTFVFHAVRQNLGANAGKIIISGMFDGVDGHSVRNLARLNPDGSYDTTFYSNSGTDDILSGLFVQSDDQILGFGHFESFDIFSRHNIVRLNADNGHVDPGFSTEEFLDYDHGAKVLGMAQQADGKLIAVGQFHSLGAATANNVVRLESNGARDASFSGTGAGPSTWNIATALVQPGDGKIFLGGYFSSYGGQVRQSIAWANSDGSVDNGFAGLGGATEYGPNISALALQTDGKVVVAGSFTSYDGTSHNNVLRMNPDGTLDSSFDAQTDRSTRTLLIQPDGKILISGDFSEVNGLLRRRIARLNSDGTLDLSFDPGTGPDQSIGALEQDSQGNIYAGGDFTVFDGKPRLSIVKLSSTGEVDPLFNPGGGGANGPPGVWALTRPDSSGNIVIGGSFTTYNGVTMHRIARVNAITGARDTSFNLGGPGFAGPGFDGPVYVLRQGADGSYYAGGGFGTFNSTGRSHLARLYNYGALDPWFDPPHFLTTVYALALQNDYVYVGGARVLGYSGQTQALVRLIGSFPDGSFHTGTGFEIFPLLAYGQRTAMVSSLVIQPDGKLLVGGIFNRYNGTARSCLARLTATVTPTPTPTPAPSPTSTPAPSPSPTPAGTPSPTPSPTSTVSPTPTATPAPTPTATPSPSQGRALNIATRLLVQTGDNVGIGGFIITGGPKQVLVRGIGPSLAQFGVQNFLADPVMELHGPAGFTTVTNDNWRDSQDGGLAIIATGLQPTNDIESAMLATLNPGAYTAILKGNNNTSGVGLVEVYDLGSGASQLGNISTRAFVGTGDNVVIGGFILGGGGNSHIAIYGVGPSLAGSGVGGALADPTLELRDSSGAIVASNDNCGGSTIHPLDPAEACIDISLPPGAFTAILAGKNGGTGVGLLEIYSYQ is encoded by the coding sequence ATGAAATCTACAGTTTCGCGAATTGCCGCCGTTAGTCTGTTGTTCGCAGCCCTGGCCGCCGGCGTCATGGCTTTCACGTCGACCGGGAACGCCGTTGCCTCACCGAGTGACTTCACCCAAAGACAATCCGGCGTGATCGAGCCGGACGGCACCCTCGATTCGTCCTTCAACCTGGACAGGTTTACCAACGGATTGGTATTGGCGTCGCGATTGCAGGCAGATGGAAAACTGGTTATTTCGGGACAATTCTCAGAGGTGCATGGCGCCAGCCGTCCCGGCATCGCGCGGCTGAATGTTGACGGCACTCTCGATACATCGTTCAACCCCGGCATTGGGACTGATTATGGGGTTGGCGATATCGTAATCCAGCCGGACGGCAAAATTATCATCGCCAAACTTGTTTATGATTATTCGGGAGGATCGGATTGGCCGGCATCGGTTAAGCGGCTCAACAGCGACGGTTCGCTCGATTCCGGCTTCGATCCGGGCCGCGTCATCTCGTTCTATGGAACCAATCCCGGCGGGAGAGTGTACGGCTTTGTTTTGCAACCGGATGGCAAGGTCGTCGTCTTCGGTCAGTTTTACTACATCATTACCGGACCCAATTCGAATGTGCCCCGCTCCTGCGTCGCTCGATTCAATAGTGATGGCACGTTCGATCCGACATATAATCCGGGCGCTGGCGTGGTTCACTACAAGGGCCCGTCCCACACTTTTGTCTTTCATGCGGTCCGTCAAAACCTGGGGGCCAACGCGGGAAAGATCATCATCTCGGGAATGTTCGACGGGGTTGATGGTCATTCCGTTCGTAACCTGGCCCGGTTGAATCCCGACGGCAGTTACGACACCACGTTTTATTCTAACTCGGGGACGGATGACATTCTCTCCGGGCTTTTTGTCCAATCGGATGATCAAATTCTTGGTTTTGGACATTTCGAGTCATTCGACATTTTCTCGCGTCACAACATCGTGCGCTTGAATGCCGACAACGGGCACGTCGATCCCGGATTTAGCACCGAAGAATTCCTGGACTATGACCATGGCGCGAAGGTTCTTGGGATGGCGCAACAGGCCGATGGCAAGTTAATCGCGGTCGGACAATTTCATTCGTTAGGCGCGGCGACCGCGAACAATGTGGTCCGGCTTGAATCCAACGGCGCCCGGGATGCCAGTTTCAGCGGAACCGGTGCGGGCCCATCCACCTGGAACATAGCCACGGCCCTCGTTCAGCCGGGGGACGGCAAGATTTTTCTCGGAGGCTATTTTTCGTCGTATGGTGGTCAGGTTCGGCAGAGCATCGCCTGGGCGAATTCTGATGGTTCCGTGGACAACGGCTTCGCAGGTCTCGGCGGCGCCACGGAATATGGTCCAAATATCTCGGCGCTGGCCCTCCAAACAGACGGCAAGGTGGTAGTAGCGGGATCCTTCACCTCCTATGACGGAACCTCCCACAATAATGTTCTGCGGATGAACCCCGACGGAACGCTCGATTCCTCTTTTGACGCGCAGACCGACCGATCCACTAGGACGTTGCTCATCCAGCCGGATGGAAAGATCTTGATCTCCGGGGATTTTAGCGAAGTGAACGGTCTCCTCCGGCGTCGAATTGCCCGGCTTAACTCCGATGGAACGTTAGACCTTTCCTTTGACCCCGGCACCGGACCCGACCAATCCATTGGGGCCCTGGAGCAGGATTCCCAGGGAAACATCTACGCCGGTGGCGACTTCACCGTTTTTGACGGGAAACCCCGGCTCAGCATTGTAAAACTGAGTTCCACCGGAGAGGTAGATCCTCTGTTTAATCCAGGTGGTGGCGGCGCCAACGGTCCACCGGGTGTCTGGGCGCTCACCCGGCCCGACAGCAGTGGTAACATTGTTATCGGCGGGAGCTTCACCACCTACAATGGCGTCACCATGCATCGGATAGCGCGAGTGAACGCAATCACTGGCGCGCGCGATACTTCCTTTAACCTTGGGGGGCCCGGCTTTGCGGGGCCGGGCTTTGACGGACCTGTGTATGTCTTACGCCAGGGAGCGGATGGGTCATACTACGCTGGAGGAGGGTTCGGTACCTTCAATAGCACCGGTCGATCGCATCTCGCCCGGCTGTATAACTACGGCGCGCTCGATCCCTGGTTCGACCCGCCCCATTTCCTAACTACGGTGTATGCGCTTGCCCTCCAAAACGACTACGTTTACGTCGGCGGGGCGCGCGTATTGGGCTACTCCGGCCAGACCCAGGCGCTTGTCCGATTGATTGGCAGCTTCCCGGATGGAAGCTTCCACACCGGAACAGGGTTCGAGATTTTTCCTCTCCTCGCCTATGGGCAGCGTACTGCCATGGTTTCGAGCCTCGTCATTCAGCCGGATGGCAAACTTCTCGTTGGAGGAATCTTCAATCGGTATAACGGAACCGCTCGCAGCTGCCTGGCTCGCTTAACAGCGACGGTTACTCCGACGCCGACACCGACACCCGCTCCGAGCCCGACCTCAACGCCCGCTCCGAGCCCAAGCCCGACTCCAGCTGGAACTCCATCGCCTACACCTTCGCCCACTTCCACGGTTTCTCCCACCCCCACGGCCACACCTGCCCCAACCCCAACTGCTACCCCATCGCCCAGTCAAGGTCGGGCGTTGAACATAGCGACGCGCCTGCTCGTCCAGACCGGCGACAACGTCGGCATCGGCGGGTTCATCATTACGGGCGGTCCGAAGCAGGTGCTCGTCCGGGGCATTGGACCGTCGCTGGCGCAATTCGGTGTGCAAAATTTCCTGGCTGATCCCGTAATGGAACTCCACGGACCCGCCGGCTTTACGACGGTCACCAACGACAATTGGAGAGACAGTCAGGATGGTGGCCTGGCGATCATAGCCACTGGCCTTCAGCCGACCAATGATATCGAGTCCGCGATGCTGGCGACGCTGAATCCAGGCGCCTATACGGCCATCTTGAAAGGCAACAATAACACCTCGGGCGTGGGCCTGGTCGAAGTTTACGACCTGGGTTCGGGGGCCTCCCAACTGGGCAATATCAGCACGCGTGCCTTTGTCGGCACAGGAGATAACGTCGTGATCGGCGGATTCATTCTCGGAGGAGGCGGCAACAGCCACATCGCAATCTACGGAGTCGGGCCTTCGCTGGCAGGGAGTGGAGTTGGCGGGGCATTAGCCGACCCGACGCTCGAACTCCGTGACAGCAGCGGCGCCATTGTGGCTTCGAATGATAATTGCGGGGGCAGTACCATCCACCCTCTCGACCCGGCCGAAGCCTGCATCGACATCTCGCTTCCACCCGGCGCTTTCACTGCCATTCTGGCGGGAAAGAACGGCGGCACCGGAGTCGGCCTCCTCGAAATATACAGCTATCAATAG